In Hermetia illucens chromosome 5, iHerIll2.2.curated.20191125, whole genome shotgun sequence, a single window of DNA contains:
- the LOC119656807 gene encoding catenin alpha isoform X6 produces the protein MGTITDFGQMALKWDPKNLEIRTMSVEKTLEPLVLQVTTLVNTKGPSKKKKGKSKRASALVAAVEKATENFIEKGEQIAYENPDITQEMLAAVDEVRKTGDAMSIAAREFSEDPCSSSKRGNMVRAARNLLSAVTRLLILADMVDVHLLLKSLHVVEDDLNKLKNASSQNELLNNMKQFGRNANELIKQAAKRQQELKDHQLRDDLAAARAVLKKHSTMLLTASKVYVRHPELDLAKVNRDFVLKQVCEAVNTISDVAQGKSSQPNEIYSGAGELAAALDDFDESVIMDPLSYSEKRSRQLLEERLESIISAAALMADADCTRDERRERIVAECNAVRQALQDLLSEYMANMGQKEQTPGLERAIGQMCRKTRDLRRQLRKAVVDHVSDSFLETTMPLLDLIKAAESGNEKKVREKADVFTKHAEKLVEVANLVCSMSNNEDGVKMVRYAAAQIETLCPQVINAALILAARPNSKVAQENMDAYRAAWENQVRILTEAVDDITTIDDFLAVSENHILEDVNKCVLALQEGDAQDLRNTAGAIQGRSARVCNVVEAEMDNYEPCIYTKRVLEAVKVLREQVMSKFAQRVDVAVNALSSNSSKDVDENDFIDASRLVYDGVREIRRAVLMNRSSDDLDTDTEFEPVEDMTLETRSRSSAHTGDQTVDEYPEISGICTAREAMRKMNEEDKMKIAQQVELFRREKLTFDSEVAKWDDTGNDIIFLAKHMCMIMMEMTDFTRGRGPLKTTMDVINAAKKISEAGTKLDKLTREIAEKCPESSTKDDLLAYLERIALYCHQIQITSKVKADVQNISGELIVSGLDSATSLIQAAKNLMNAVVLTVKYSYVASTKYTRQGVVASPIVVWKMKAPEKKPLVRPEKPEEVRAKVRKGSQKKVQNPIHALSEFQSPADAV, from the exons ATGGGAACAATCACCGACTTCGGGCAAATGGCTCTGAAATGGGATCCAAAGAACCTCGAAATTCGTACAATGTCTGTGGAGAAGACGCTGGAGCCGCTCGTTCTTCAGGTTACGACGCTGGTGAATACGAAGGGACCGAGCAAGAAGAAAAAAG GCAAATCCAAGCGTGCAAGTGCACTGGTGGCAGCTGTTGAGAAAGCTActgaaaatttcattgaaaagggTGAACAAATTGCCTATGAAAATCCTGATATCACCCAAGAAATGTTGGCAGCCGTTGATGAAGTGAGGAAAACCGGTGATGCTATGAGTATCGCTGCcagagaattctccgaagatcCTTGCAGTTCCAGTAAACGAGGAAATATGGTGCGAGCTGCGCGTAACCTTCTTTCTGCTGTAACCCGACTTTTGATTCTTGCCGATATGGTCGACGTACATTTACTTTTGAAGTCCTTACATGTCGTCGAGGATGATCTCAACAAGTTGAAGAATGCTTCCAGTCAAAATGAACTCTTGAATAATATGAAG CAATTTGGGAGGAATGCCAACGAATTGATCAAACAAGCTGCCAAACGCCAACAAGAATTGAAAGATCACCAGCTCCGTGATGATCTGGCAGCAGCGCGTGCTGTATTGAAGAAACATTCAACAATGCTGCTGACCGCTTCTAAAGTCTACGTTCGTCATCCTGAGTTAGACTTGGCCAAAGTTAACCGTGATTTTGTTCTGAAACAAGTGTGCGAGGCAGTGAACACTATAAGTGATGTCGCCCAAGGTAAATCGTCACAACCAAATGAAATTTACAGCGGTGCAGGTGAATTGGCTGCTGCTCTGGATGATTTCGAT GAAAGTGTCATCATGGACCCGCTTTCATACAGTGAGAAACGTTCACGACAACTTCTAGAGGAACGTCTGGAAAGCATTATTAGTGCAGCTGCTTTAATGGCCGATGCTGACTGTACTCGTGACGAAAGGCGCGAACGCATTGTCGCTGAGTGTAACGCCGTTCGCCAAGCTCTGCAGGATCTACTGTCTGAATATATGGCCAAC ATGGGTCAAAAAGAGCAGACTCCCGGTTTAGAGCGCGCAATTGGACAAATGTGTCGGAAAACTCGTGACTTACGACGTCAATTGCGCAAAGCTGTGGTTGACCACGTTTCTGATTCATTCCTGGAAACAACCATGCCTCTGCTTGACTTAATTAAAGCTGCAGAAAGCGGCAATGAGAAAAAAGTACGAGAGAAAGCCGATGTTTTCACTAAACACGCAGAGAAGTTGGTTGAGGTGGCTAATTTGGTGTGCAGCATGTCAAATAATGAAGATGGGGTGAAGATGGTCCGTTATGCAGCGGCTCAAATTGAAACACTATGCCCACAAGTTATTAATGCCGCTCTAATTTTGGCCGCTCGACCAAACTCCAAAGTGGCACAAGAGAACATGGATGCCTATCGTGCTGCTTGGGAGAATCAAGTTCGTATTCTGACTGAAGCAGTTGATGACATTACAACAATTGATGACTTCTTGGCTGTTTCTGAAAACCACATCCTGGAGGATGTAAATAAGTGTGTGCTCGCTTTACAAGAAGGTGATGCACAAGACTTAAGGAATACAGCAGGAGCGATTCAAGGTCGATCGGCTCGTGTTTGCAATGTGGTCGAAGCTGAAATGGATAATTACGAACCATGCATTTACACGAAACGGGTATTGGAAGCGGTAAAAGTTTTGAGAGAGCAAG TTATGTCGAAGTTTGCGCAACGCGTTGATGTTGCAGTTAATGCTTTGTCTTCCAATTCATCGAAAGATGTGGATGAAAATGATTTCATCGATGCTTCTCGGTTGGTATACGATGGTGTCCGTGAAATTCGACGTGCTGTTTTAATGAATAGG AGCTCTGATGATTTGGATACTGATACCGAGTTTGAACCTGTCGAAGACATGACACTGGAAACTCGAAGTCGAT CAAGCGCACACACTGGCGATCAAACAGTTGATGAATATCCTGAAATTAGTGGCATCTGCACTGCAAGG GAAGCCATGCGTAAAATGAACGAGGAAGATAAAATGAAGATTGCCCAGCAAGTTGAATTGTTCCGACGTGAAAAATTAACATTTGATTCTGAAGTGGCGAAATGGGATGACACTGGCAACGATATAATTTTCTTGGCAAAACATATGTGTATGATTATGATGGAAATGACAGATTTTACAAG GGGCCGAGGACCGCTAAAAACTACAATGGACGTCATCAATGCTGCCAAAAAAATTTCCGAGGCTGGTACTAAACTAGATAAACTGACACGTGAAATTGCAGAAAAATGTCCTGAGAGTAGCACAAAAGATGATCTGTTGGCTTATCTGGAACGTATCGCTTTATATTGTCATCAAATTCAAATCACATCTAAAGTAAAAGCCGACGTACAAAATATCAGTGGAGAGTTGATAGTTTCAGGG CTGGACAGTGCTACATCTTTGATTCAAGCTGCAAAGAATTTGATGAATGCTGTCGTATTAACCGTTAAATATTCGTACGTTGCATCGACAAAGTATACGAGACAAGGCGTCGTTGCG TCTCCAATTGTTGTGTGGAAGATGAAGGCACCGGAGAAGAAACCACTTGTACGGCCGGAAAAACCCGAAGAAGTGCGCGCTAAAGTGCGCAAGGGATCGCAAAAGAAGGTTCAAAATCCAATACATGCTCTGTCGGAATTCCAAAGTCCTGCTGATGCAGTTTAA
- the LOC119656807 gene encoding catenin alpha isoform X7 — protein sequence MGTITDFGQMALKWDPKNLEIRTMSVEKTLEPLVLQVTTLVNTKGPSKKKKGKSKRASALVAAVEKATENFIEKGEQIAYENPDITQEMLAAVDEVRKTGDAMSIAAREFSEDPCSSSKRGNMVRAARNLLSAVTRLLILADMVDVHLLLKSLHVVEDDLNKLKNASSQNELLNNMKQFGRNANELIKQAAKRQQELKDHQLRDDLAAARAVLKKHSTMLLTASKVYVRHPELDLAKVNRDFVLKQVCEAVNTISDVAQGKSSQPNEIYSGAGELAAALDDFDESVIMDPLSYSEKRSRQLLEERLESIISAAALMADADCTRDERRERIVAECNAVRQALQDLLSEYMANMGQKEQTPGLERAIGQMCRKTRDLRRQLRKAVVDHVSDSFLETTMPLLDLIKAAESGNEKKVREKADVFTKHAEKLVEVANLVCSMSNNEDGVKMVRYAAAQIETLCPQVINAALILAARPNSKVAQENMDAYRAAWENQVRILTEAVDDITTIDDFLAVSENHILEDVNKCVLALQEGDAQDLRNTAGAIQGRSARVCNVVEAEMDNYEPCIYTKRVLEAVKVLREQVMSKFAQRVDVAVNALSSNSSKDVDENDFIDASRLVYDGVREIRRAVLMNRDEEELDPEDIEFDEHYTTETRSKSSAHTGDQTVDEYPEISGICTAREAMRKMNEEDKMKIAQQVELFRREKLTFDSEVAKWDDTGNDIIFLAKHMCMIMMEMTDFTRGRGPLKTTMDVINAAKKISEAGTKLDKLTREIAEKCPESSTKDDLLAYLERIALYCHQIQITSKVKADVQNISGELIVSGLDSATSLIQAAKNLMNAVVLTVKYSYVASTKYTRQGVVASPIVVWKMKAPEKKPLVRPEKPEEVRAKVRKGSQKKVQNPIHALSEFQSPADAV from the exons ATGGGAACAATCACCGACTTCGGGCAAATGGCTCTGAAATGGGATCCAAAGAACCTCGAAATTCGTACAATGTCTGTGGAGAAGACGCTGGAGCCGCTCGTTCTTCAGGTTACGACGCTGGTGAATACGAAGGGACCGAGCAAGAAGAAAAAAG GCAAATCCAAGCGTGCAAGTGCACTGGTGGCAGCTGTTGAGAAAGCTActgaaaatttcattgaaaagggTGAACAAATTGCCTATGAAAATCCTGATATCACCCAAGAAATGTTGGCAGCCGTTGATGAAGTGAGGAAAACCGGTGATGCTATGAGTATCGCTGCcagagaattctccgaagatcCTTGCAGTTCCAGTAAACGAGGAAATATGGTGCGAGCTGCGCGTAACCTTCTTTCTGCTGTAACCCGACTTTTGATTCTTGCCGATATGGTCGACGTACATTTACTTTTGAAGTCCTTACATGTCGTCGAGGATGATCTCAACAAGTTGAAGAATGCTTCCAGTCAAAATGAACTCTTGAATAATATGAAG CAATTTGGGAGGAATGCCAACGAATTGATCAAACAAGCTGCCAAACGCCAACAAGAATTGAAAGATCACCAGCTCCGTGATGATCTGGCAGCAGCGCGTGCTGTATTGAAGAAACATTCAACAATGCTGCTGACCGCTTCTAAAGTCTACGTTCGTCATCCTGAGTTAGACTTGGCCAAAGTTAACCGTGATTTTGTTCTGAAACAAGTGTGCGAGGCAGTGAACACTATAAGTGATGTCGCCCAAGGTAAATCGTCACAACCAAATGAAATTTACAGCGGTGCAGGTGAATTGGCTGCTGCTCTGGATGATTTCGAT GAAAGTGTCATCATGGACCCGCTTTCATACAGTGAGAAACGTTCACGACAACTTCTAGAGGAACGTCTGGAAAGCATTATTAGTGCAGCTGCTTTAATGGCCGATGCTGACTGTACTCGTGACGAAAGGCGCGAACGCATTGTCGCTGAGTGTAACGCCGTTCGCCAAGCTCTGCAGGATCTACTGTCTGAATATATGGCCAAC ATGGGTCAAAAAGAGCAGACTCCCGGTTTAGAGCGCGCAATTGGACAAATGTGTCGGAAAACTCGTGACTTACGACGTCAATTGCGCAAAGCTGTGGTTGACCACGTTTCTGATTCATTCCTGGAAACAACCATGCCTCTGCTTGACTTAATTAAAGCTGCAGAAAGCGGCAATGAGAAAAAAGTACGAGAGAAAGCCGATGTTTTCACTAAACACGCAGAGAAGTTGGTTGAGGTGGCTAATTTGGTGTGCAGCATGTCAAATAATGAAGATGGGGTGAAGATGGTCCGTTATGCAGCGGCTCAAATTGAAACACTATGCCCACAAGTTATTAATGCCGCTCTAATTTTGGCCGCTCGACCAAACTCCAAAGTGGCACAAGAGAACATGGATGCCTATCGTGCTGCTTGGGAGAATCAAGTTCGTATTCTGACTGAAGCAGTTGATGACATTACAACAATTGATGACTTCTTGGCTGTTTCTGAAAACCACATCCTGGAGGATGTAAATAAGTGTGTGCTCGCTTTACAAGAAGGTGATGCACAAGACTTAAGGAATACAGCAGGAGCGATTCAAGGTCGATCGGCTCGTGTTTGCAATGTGGTCGAAGCTGAAATGGATAATTACGAACCATGCATTTACACGAAACGGGTATTGGAAGCGGTAAAAGTTTTGAGAGAGCAAG TTATGTCGAAGTTTGCGCAACGCGTTGATGTTGCAGTTAATGCTTTGTCTTCCAATTCATCGAAAGATGTGGATGAAAATGATTTCATCGATGCTTCTCGGTTGGTATACGATGGTGTCCGTGAAATTCGACGTGCTGTTTTAATGAATAGG GATGAAGAGGAATTAGACCCCGAAGATATAGAATTTGATGAACACTACACAACAGAAACTAGGAGCAAGT CAAGCGCACACACTGGCGATCAAACAGTTGATGAATATCCTGAAATTAGTGGCATCTGCACTGCAAGG GAAGCCATGCGTAAAATGAACGAGGAAGATAAAATGAAGATTGCCCAGCAAGTTGAATTGTTCCGACGTGAAAAATTAACATTTGATTCTGAAGTGGCGAAATGGGATGACACTGGCAACGATATAATTTTCTTGGCAAAACATATGTGTATGATTATGATGGAAATGACAGATTTTACAAG GGGCCGAGGACCGCTAAAAACTACAATGGACGTCATCAATGCTGCCAAAAAAATTTCCGAGGCTGGTACTAAACTAGATAAACTGACACGTGAAATTGCAGAAAAATGTCCTGAGAGTAGCACAAAAGATGATCTGTTGGCTTATCTGGAACGTATCGCTTTATATTGTCATCAAATTCAAATCACATCTAAAGTAAAAGCCGACGTACAAAATATCAGTGGAGAGTTGATAGTTTCAGGG CTGGACAGTGCTACATCTTTGATTCAAGCTGCAAAGAATTTGATGAATGCTGTCGTATTAACCGTTAAATATTCGTACGTTGCATCGACAAAGTATACGAGACAAGGCGTCGTTGCG TCTCCAATTGTTGTGTGGAAGATGAAGGCACCGGAGAAGAAACCACTTGTACGGCCGGAAAAACCCGAAGAAGTGCGCGCTAAAGTGCGCAAGGGATCGCAAAAGAAGGTTCAAAATCCAATACATGCTCTGTCGGAATTCCAAAGTCCTGCTGATGCAGTTTAA
- the LOC119656807 gene encoding catenin alpha isoform X1, which translates to MGTITDFGQMALKWDPKNLEIRTMSVEKTLEPLVLQVTTLVNTKGPSKKKKGKSKRASALVAAVEKATENFIEKGEQIAYENPDITQEMLAAVDEVRKTGDAMSIAAREFSEDPCSSSKRGNMVRAARNLLSAVTRLLILADMVDVHLLLKSLHVVEDDLNKLKNASSQNELLNNMKQFGRNANELIKQAAKRQQELKDHQLRDDLAAARAVLKKHSTMLLTASKVYVRHPELDLAKVNRDFVLKQVCEAVNTISDVAQGKSSQPNEIYSGAGELAAALDDFDESVIMDPLSYSEKRSRQLLEERLESIISAAALMADADCTRDERRERIVAECNAVRQALQDLLSEYMANLIAAKVRRTMGQKEQTPGLERAIGQMCRKTRDLRRQLRKAVVDHVSDSFLETTMPLLDLIKAAESGNEKKVREKADVFTKHAEKLVEVANLVCSMSNNEDGVKMVRYAAAQIETLCPQVINAALILAARPNSKVAQENMDAYRAAWENQVRILTEAVDDITTIDDFLAVSENHILEDVNKCVLALQEGDAQDLRNTAGAIQGRSARVCNVVEAEMDNYEPCIYTKRVLEAVKVLREQVMSKFAQRVDVAVNALSSNSSKDVDENDFIDASRLVYDGVREIRRAVLMNRSSDDLDTDTEFEPVEDMTLETRSRSSAHTGDQTVDEYPEISGICTAREAMRKMNEEDKMKIAQQVELFRREKLTFDSEVAKWDDTGNDIIFLAKHMCMIMMEMTDFTRGRGPLKTTMDVINAAKKISEAGTKLDKLTREIAEKCPESSTKDDLLAYLERIALYCHQIQITSKVKADVQNISGELIVSGLDSATSLIQAAKNLMNAVVLTVKYSYVASTKYTRQGVVANYSPIVVWKMKAPEKKPLVRPEKPEEVRAKVRKGSQKKVQNPIHALSEFQSPADAV; encoded by the exons ATGGGAACAATCACCGACTTCGGGCAAATGGCTCTGAAATGGGATCCAAAGAACCTCGAAATTCGTACAATGTCTGTGGAGAAGACGCTGGAGCCGCTCGTTCTTCAGGTTACGACGCTGGTGAATACGAAGGGACCGAGCAAGAAGAAAAAAG GCAAATCCAAGCGTGCAAGTGCACTGGTGGCAGCTGTTGAGAAAGCTActgaaaatttcattgaaaagggTGAACAAATTGCCTATGAAAATCCTGATATCACCCAAGAAATGTTGGCAGCCGTTGATGAAGTGAGGAAAACCGGTGATGCTATGAGTATCGCTGCcagagaattctccgaagatcCTTGCAGTTCCAGTAAACGAGGAAATATGGTGCGAGCTGCGCGTAACCTTCTTTCTGCTGTAACCCGACTTTTGATTCTTGCCGATATGGTCGACGTACATTTACTTTTGAAGTCCTTACATGTCGTCGAGGATGATCTCAACAAGTTGAAGAATGCTTCCAGTCAAAATGAACTCTTGAATAATATGAAG CAATTTGGGAGGAATGCCAACGAATTGATCAAACAAGCTGCCAAACGCCAACAAGAATTGAAAGATCACCAGCTCCGTGATGATCTGGCAGCAGCGCGTGCTGTATTGAAGAAACATTCAACAATGCTGCTGACCGCTTCTAAAGTCTACGTTCGTCATCCTGAGTTAGACTTGGCCAAAGTTAACCGTGATTTTGTTCTGAAACAAGTGTGCGAGGCAGTGAACACTATAAGTGATGTCGCCCAAGGTAAATCGTCACAACCAAATGAAATTTACAGCGGTGCAGGTGAATTGGCTGCTGCTCTGGATGATTTCGAT GAAAGTGTCATCATGGACCCGCTTTCATACAGTGAGAAACGTTCACGACAACTTCTAGAGGAACGTCTGGAAAGCATTATTAGTGCAGCTGCTTTAATGGCCGATGCTGACTGTACTCGTGACGAAAGGCGCGAACGCATTGTCGCTGAGTGTAACGCCGTTCGCCAAGCTCTGCAGGATCTACTGTCTGAATATATGGCCAAC TTAATCGCTGCAAAAGTAAGAAGGACG ATGGGTCAAAAAGAGCAGACTCCCGGTTTAGAGCGCGCAATTGGACAAATGTGTCGGAAAACTCGTGACTTACGACGTCAATTGCGCAAAGCTGTGGTTGACCACGTTTCTGATTCATTCCTGGAAACAACCATGCCTCTGCTTGACTTAATTAAAGCTGCAGAAAGCGGCAATGAGAAAAAAGTACGAGAGAAAGCCGATGTTTTCACTAAACACGCAGAGAAGTTGGTTGAGGTGGCTAATTTGGTGTGCAGCATGTCAAATAATGAAGATGGGGTGAAGATGGTCCGTTATGCAGCGGCTCAAATTGAAACACTATGCCCACAAGTTATTAATGCCGCTCTAATTTTGGCCGCTCGACCAAACTCCAAAGTGGCACAAGAGAACATGGATGCCTATCGTGCTGCTTGGGAGAATCAAGTTCGTATTCTGACTGAAGCAGTTGATGACATTACAACAATTGATGACTTCTTGGCTGTTTCTGAAAACCACATCCTGGAGGATGTAAATAAGTGTGTGCTCGCTTTACAAGAAGGTGATGCACAAGACTTAAGGAATACAGCAGGAGCGATTCAAGGTCGATCGGCTCGTGTTTGCAATGTGGTCGAAGCTGAAATGGATAATTACGAACCATGCATTTACACGAAACGGGTATTGGAAGCGGTAAAAGTTTTGAGAGAGCAAG TTATGTCGAAGTTTGCGCAACGCGTTGATGTTGCAGTTAATGCTTTGTCTTCCAATTCATCGAAAGATGTGGATGAAAATGATTTCATCGATGCTTCTCGGTTGGTATACGATGGTGTCCGTGAAATTCGACGTGCTGTTTTAATGAATAGG AGCTCTGATGATTTGGATACTGATACCGAGTTTGAACCTGTCGAAGACATGACACTGGAAACTCGAAGTCGAT CAAGCGCACACACTGGCGATCAAACAGTTGATGAATATCCTGAAATTAGTGGCATCTGCACTGCAAGG GAAGCCATGCGTAAAATGAACGAGGAAGATAAAATGAAGATTGCCCAGCAAGTTGAATTGTTCCGACGTGAAAAATTAACATTTGATTCTGAAGTGGCGAAATGGGATGACACTGGCAACGATATAATTTTCTTGGCAAAACATATGTGTATGATTATGATGGAAATGACAGATTTTACAAG GGGCCGAGGACCGCTAAAAACTACAATGGACGTCATCAATGCTGCCAAAAAAATTTCCGAGGCTGGTACTAAACTAGATAAACTGACACGTGAAATTGCAGAAAAATGTCCTGAGAGTAGCACAAAAGATGATCTGTTGGCTTATCTGGAACGTATCGCTTTATATTGTCATCAAATTCAAATCACATCTAAAGTAAAAGCCGACGTACAAAATATCAGTGGAGAGTTGATAGTTTCAGGG CTGGACAGTGCTACATCTTTGATTCAAGCTGCAAAGAATTTGATGAATGCTGTCGTATTAACCGTTAAATATTCGTACGTTGCATCGACAAAGTATACGAGACAAGGCGTCGTTGCG AACTAC TCTCCAATTGTTGTGTGGAAGATGAAGGCACCGGAGAAGAAACCACTTGTACGGCCGGAAAAACCCGAAGAAGTGCGCGCTAAAGTGCGCAAGGGATCGCAAAAGAAGGTTCAAAATCCAATACATGCTCTGTCGGAATTCCAAAGTCCTGCTGATGCAGTTTAA
- the LOC119656807 gene encoding catenin alpha isoform X2 has translation MGTITDFGQMALKWDPKNLEIRTMSVEKTLEPLVLQVTTLVNTKGPSKKKKGKSKRASALVAAVEKATENFIEKGEQIAYENPDITQEMLAAVDEVRKTGDAMSIAAREFSEDPCSSSKRGNMVRAARNLLSAVTRLLILADMVDVHLLLKSLHVVEDDLNKLKNASSQNELLNNMKQFGRNANELIKQAAKRQQELKDHQLRDDLAAARAVLKKHSTMLLTASKVYVRHPELDLAKVNRDFVLKQVCEAVNTISDVAQGKSSQPNEIYSGAGELAAALDDFDESVIMDPLSYSEKRSRQLLEERLESIISAAALMADADCTRDERRERIVAECNAVRQALQDLLSEYMANLIAAKVRRTMGQKEQTPGLERAIGQMCRKTRDLRRQLRKAVVDHVSDSFLETTMPLLDLIKAAESGNEKKVREKADVFTKHAEKLVEVANLVCSMSNNEDGVKMVRYAAAQIETLCPQVINAALILAARPNSKVAQENMDAYRAAWENQVRILTEAVDDITTIDDFLAVSENHILEDVNKCVLALQEGDAQDLRNTAGAIQGRSARVCNVVEAEMDNYEPCIYTKRVLEAVKVLREQVMSKFAQRVDVAVNALSSNSSKDVDENDFIDASRLVYDGVREIRRAVLMNRDEEELDPEDIEFDEHYTTETRSKSSAHTGDQTVDEYPEISGICTAREAMRKMNEEDKMKIAQQVELFRREKLTFDSEVAKWDDTGNDIIFLAKHMCMIMMEMTDFTRGRGPLKTTMDVINAAKKISEAGTKLDKLTREIAEKCPESSTKDDLLAYLERIALYCHQIQITSKVKADVQNISGELIVSGLDSATSLIQAAKNLMNAVVLTVKYSYVASTKYTRQGVVANYSPIVVWKMKAPEKKPLVRPEKPEEVRAKVRKGSQKKVQNPIHALSEFQSPADAV, from the exons ATGGGAACAATCACCGACTTCGGGCAAATGGCTCTGAAATGGGATCCAAAGAACCTCGAAATTCGTACAATGTCTGTGGAGAAGACGCTGGAGCCGCTCGTTCTTCAGGTTACGACGCTGGTGAATACGAAGGGACCGAGCAAGAAGAAAAAAG GCAAATCCAAGCGTGCAAGTGCACTGGTGGCAGCTGTTGAGAAAGCTActgaaaatttcattgaaaagggTGAACAAATTGCCTATGAAAATCCTGATATCACCCAAGAAATGTTGGCAGCCGTTGATGAAGTGAGGAAAACCGGTGATGCTATGAGTATCGCTGCcagagaattctccgaagatcCTTGCAGTTCCAGTAAACGAGGAAATATGGTGCGAGCTGCGCGTAACCTTCTTTCTGCTGTAACCCGACTTTTGATTCTTGCCGATATGGTCGACGTACATTTACTTTTGAAGTCCTTACATGTCGTCGAGGATGATCTCAACAAGTTGAAGAATGCTTCCAGTCAAAATGAACTCTTGAATAATATGAAG CAATTTGGGAGGAATGCCAACGAATTGATCAAACAAGCTGCCAAACGCCAACAAGAATTGAAAGATCACCAGCTCCGTGATGATCTGGCAGCAGCGCGTGCTGTATTGAAGAAACATTCAACAATGCTGCTGACCGCTTCTAAAGTCTACGTTCGTCATCCTGAGTTAGACTTGGCCAAAGTTAACCGTGATTTTGTTCTGAAACAAGTGTGCGAGGCAGTGAACACTATAAGTGATGTCGCCCAAGGTAAATCGTCACAACCAAATGAAATTTACAGCGGTGCAGGTGAATTGGCTGCTGCTCTGGATGATTTCGAT GAAAGTGTCATCATGGACCCGCTTTCATACAGTGAGAAACGTTCACGACAACTTCTAGAGGAACGTCTGGAAAGCATTATTAGTGCAGCTGCTTTAATGGCCGATGCTGACTGTACTCGTGACGAAAGGCGCGAACGCATTGTCGCTGAGTGTAACGCCGTTCGCCAAGCTCTGCAGGATCTACTGTCTGAATATATGGCCAAC TTAATCGCTGCAAAAGTAAGAAGGACG ATGGGTCAAAAAGAGCAGACTCCCGGTTTAGAGCGCGCAATTGGACAAATGTGTCGGAAAACTCGTGACTTACGACGTCAATTGCGCAAAGCTGTGGTTGACCACGTTTCTGATTCATTCCTGGAAACAACCATGCCTCTGCTTGACTTAATTAAAGCTGCAGAAAGCGGCAATGAGAAAAAAGTACGAGAGAAAGCCGATGTTTTCACTAAACACGCAGAGAAGTTGGTTGAGGTGGCTAATTTGGTGTGCAGCATGTCAAATAATGAAGATGGGGTGAAGATGGTCCGTTATGCAGCGGCTCAAATTGAAACACTATGCCCACAAGTTATTAATGCCGCTCTAATTTTGGCCGCTCGACCAAACTCCAAAGTGGCACAAGAGAACATGGATGCCTATCGTGCTGCTTGGGAGAATCAAGTTCGTATTCTGACTGAAGCAGTTGATGACATTACAACAATTGATGACTTCTTGGCTGTTTCTGAAAACCACATCCTGGAGGATGTAAATAAGTGTGTGCTCGCTTTACAAGAAGGTGATGCACAAGACTTAAGGAATACAGCAGGAGCGATTCAAGGTCGATCGGCTCGTGTTTGCAATGTGGTCGAAGCTGAAATGGATAATTACGAACCATGCATTTACACGAAACGGGTATTGGAAGCGGTAAAAGTTTTGAGAGAGCAAG TTATGTCGAAGTTTGCGCAACGCGTTGATGTTGCAGTTAATGCTTTGTCTTCCAATTCATCGAAAGATGTGGATGAAAATGATTTCATCGATGCTTCTCGGTTGGTATACGATGGTGTCCGTGAAATTCGACGTGCTGTTTTAATGAATAGG GATGAAGAGGAATTAGACCCCGAAGATATAGAATTTGATGAACACTACACAACAGAAACTAGGAGCAAGT CAAGCGCACACACTGGCGATCAAACAGTTGATGAATATCCTGAAATTAGTGGCATCTGCACTGCAAGG GAAGCCATGCGTAAAATGAACGAGGAAGATAAAATGAAGATTGCCCAGCAAGTTGAATTGTTCCGACGTGAAAAATTAACATTTGATTCTGAAGTGGCGAAATGGGATGACACTGGCAACGATATAATTTTCTTGGCAAAACATATGTGTATGATTATGATGGAAATGACAGATTTTACAAG GGGCCGAGGACCGCTAAAAACTACAATGGACGTCATCAATGCTGCCAAAAAAATTTCCGAGGCTGGTACTAAACTAGATAAACTGACACGTGAAATTGCAGAAAAATGTCCTGAGAGTAGCACAAAAGATGATCTGTTGGCTTATCTGGAACGTATCGCTTTATATTGTCATCAAATTCAAATCACATCTAAAGTAAAAGCCGACGTACAAAATATCAGTGGAGAGTTGATAGTTTCAGGG CTGGACAGTGCTACATCTTTGATTCAAGCTGCAAAGAATTTGATGAATGCTGTCGTATTAACCGTTAAATATTCGTACGTTGCATCGACAAAGTATACGAGACAAGGCGTCGTTGCG AACTAC TCTCCAATTGTTGTGTGGAAGATGAAGGCACCGGAGAAGAAACCACTTGTACGGCCGGAAAAACCCGAAGAAGTGCGCGCTAAAGTGCGCAAGGGATCGCAAAAGAAGGTTCAAAATCCAATACATGCTCTGTCGGAATTCCAAAGTCCTGCTGATGCAGTTTAA